GGGACGACCCCGACGCGGCCGGCGCGGTCGCGCGCGCCGTCCTCGCGCTCGCCGACACCGACCCCGACGCCCCCGACGAGAACGGGACGCGACGGCACCTCGTCGGGTTCGGCGGCGGCCACTACGCGCCGCGGTTCGAGCGGATCGTCACCGAGACCGACTGGGCGGTCGGCCACGTCGCTCCCGACTGGGGGCTCGACGCGATGGGCGACCCCGACGCGAATCGCGACGTGATCCGCCGCGCCCTCGAGGCGAGCGCCGCCGACTACGCCGTCGTCGAGGGCGACCGTCCCGACCTGAAGCGCGTCGTCGACGACCTGGGCTACCGCGCGGTGAGCGAGACGTGGGTCCGCGAGACGACCGGCGTTCCCCTGCACCTCGTGGAGACCGTCGAGGACCGACTGGGGAGCGTCGACGACGGCGTCCGCTTCGGCGAGCGCGCGAGCGAGTACGGGAGCGGTGCGGACGGTGACGGCGGCGCCCTCGGGGTCGTCGCACTCCCCGACGACCTCCTCGCCGAGGCCCAGGGGATCGACGGCGAGGCGGCCCGCGCGGCGGTCGAGCGGGCGACGGTCGCCTTCGAGACGAGCGAGAGTGGGACTCGCGCCGGGGGTCGGGCGCTCGTCGCCGCCGATGAAGACGGGGCGGCGTCCGTCGCCGCCGATGAAGACGGGGCGGCGTCCGTCGCCGCCGGTGAAGACGGGGCGGCGTCCGTCGCCGCCGGTGAAGACGGGGCGGCGCTCGTCGACGACCTCGCGGCCGTGCTCGACGCGAAGTACGAGACCGTCGAGCGGACCGACGGAGCGGTCGTTGCCCGCGAATCGGCGTTCGACCCGGAACGCGCCCGCACGCTCGGCGTCTCCGACGGCCCGAAGCTCGGCAGACTCGCCGAGGGCGAACCGGTCACCGTCGGCGGCGACGAGATCGACCCCGCCGTCGTCCGCGTCGAACGCGAACACCGCTTCCCCGTCGACGACCCGACGGGGTGAGACCCGGCGGTCGACGCCCACCGTTCGGCGGTCGACCGGCCACCGCTCGCGACCGCGCCCCGTCGCTATCCGATGGCGATCCGGTACGTACTCGAAACGCACCCGAAACGCACTCCGCGAGTACCCCGGCGAGCCATCGTTTCACCTGGAGATCGGCCGAGACAGCCACTCGCGGGAGTAAGGGGCGCTTACGCGGGTGAACGGCGGAGTACGGGCGTGCTACCGTGCGTCAGTCAGGCGTCTGACGCGCGGGAGAAGCTTAATAAATGTTGGCCAGCAACGGAAACTTAAAATATGGACTCTATAATCGATGACGCGATCGACGAGGCCGAGGCCGAGCGGGAGGAGACGGCCCAGCAGGACGTACAGGGGGGACAGGACGCGGCGGGGTCGACGGGGACAGACGAGATGTCCACCTCGGGGCAGATGTCCGACGAGGAACTGGCCGACGTCGTCAAAGACCTGGAGACGAAGATCACCGTCGTCGGCTGCGGGGGCGCCGGCGGCAACACCGTCACGCGGATGATGGAAGAGGGGATCCACGGGGCGAAGCTCGTCGCCGCCAACACGGACGCCCAGCACCTCGCCGACGAGGTGAAAGCCGACACGAAGATCCTCATCGGGCGCAAGCGCACCGGCGGCCGCGGCGCCGGGTCGGTCCCGAAGATCGGCGAGGAGGCCGCCCAGGAGAACATCGAGGACATCCAGCAGTCCATCGACGGCTCGGACATGGTGTTCGTCACCGCCGGCCTCGGCGGCGGGACCGGCACCGGTTCGGCCCCCGTGGTCGCCCAGGCCGCCCAGGACCAGGGCGCGCTGACCATCTCGATCGTCACCATCCCCTTCACCGCGGAGGGCGAGCGCCGGCGGGCCAACGCCGACGCCGGCCTCGAACGCCTGCGTGCGGTCTCGGACACCGTCATCGTCGTCCCGAACGACCGCCTGCTCGACTACGCGCCGTCGATGCCCCTGCAGGACGCGTTCAAGATCTGCGACCGCGTCCTGATGCGCTCGGTCAAGGGCATGACCGAACTGATCACCAAGCCCGGCCTCGTCAACGTCGACTTCGCCGACGTTCGGACCATCATGGAGAACGGCGGCGTCGCCATGATCGGTCTCGGCGAGTCCGACAGCGAGAACAAGGCCCAGGACTCCATCCGCTCGGCGCTTCGCTCGCCGCTGCTGGACGTGGAGTTCGACGGCGCCAACTCCGCACTCGTCAACGTCGTCGGCGGCCCCGACATGTCCATCGAGGAGGCCGAGGGCGTCGTCGAGGAGATCTACGACCGCATCGATCCCGACGCCCGCATCATCTGGGGCGCCAGCGTCAACCAGCAGTTCGAGGGCAAGATGGAGACGATGATCGTGGTGACGGGCGTCGAGAGCCCCCAGATCTACGGCAAGAGCGAGGCGGAGCAGGAACGGGCTGCCAAGGAACTCGGCGACGACATCGACTACGTCGAGTAATCGCTCCCGGGATTCTCCGCGGTTTCTTTTCCTGAGCGTCTGCTCACGTCTTCCAGCCCCGTAGCCTCGCGAGCGGCGGACTGACTAATCAGCCACAAGACACTTCCCGGGTGGTAGTGAACGCGGGGCTATGGTTGCCGCTCGTTCGCCCTCTCGTCGCGGAGTCGTTGCGACGCTGTTCGCCGCCCTCACGGTGCTCGCGGTCACCGCCGGCGGTACCGCGGCGACCGGCTCGCACGTCGCCATCGAGGAGGACGCGGTCGAACAGGCCCACGGGGACGTGGCGGAGTTCACGGTGTCTGTCCCGCGAGGGGAGTCGGCCACGCTGGTCGTCGGGAACGGTTCGGACCGCCACCGACTGACGCTCACCGACAGGATCGCGGACGGCGAGGTCTCGGTGTCGGCGAACACCCACCTCGCCGGACCCAACGCAACCGCGAGCGAGGTCTACGCCGCCGACGGTCGGGACACGGTGACGGCCGTCTCGAACGGGACGGCGGCGCTCGGGCCGGGCACCCATCGAGTCGCGGTCTACGCCAACGAGACCGACGAGGAGCCGGCCGACACCGCGACGCTGCGGCTGACGGATCCGGGGCCGGTGAACGCCAGCGTGTTGGTCGCGCCGGGCGAGGCGGCCGACCGCCTCGATTCGCTGTCCGCCGTCGAACGGGGTCGCGAGGGCGGCTGGGTGACCCCGGCCGACCGGGTCGCCGAGACCGACACGGTCGTGCTCGCGCTGACGGTCCCGGGCATCGCCGGCGCGGTGGCGAACGAGACGGGCATCACCACCGAGATGCGGTTCCGGAGCTTCCTCGACCGGCCGAACGTCTCACTGACGGCCGTCCAGCGCACGCACGGCCCCGAGCGCAACCCCCAGCACTTCCTGTTCGACGGGACGAACGTGAGCGCGGTCGCCGCCGACCCCGACGACGACACCTACTACGTGTCGGCGCGACTGGTCGACCTGCCGTACTTCTACGCGGACTCGGACCGGTGGACCGACGACGGGGACCTGCGGACCGACCAGCCGAACCTCTACGACGACGTGCTGGTCCCCCGGTTGACGGTCGACGGGATCCACCGCCTCAACCCCGGGGACCTCTACGAGGGGAACCACACGGCCGCGTTCGCCGCCACCTGGCCGGAGGCGACGCTCTCCCGGTCGAAGGATCACCTGCTCGAACCCGGCTACGCCGCGGGACCGAACCAGACCGTCGTCGGCTACACGAACGTCGCGCCCGGGACCGAAGTGACCGTCAGCGTCACCGGCGCCGTGGGCATCGAGACCCCCCGGAACGCCACCGGCGTCGTGACCCGCGAGCGCGTTCCGATGGTCGCCGACTACGAGCCACCGCGGTACGTCGTCCGCGCGTCGCTAAACCTCAGCGGCGTCGAACCCGGTACGGAGATCGACCTCGCGCTGGCGCCGGCCGACCGCGACCGCGCCGGCGAGTACCGGTTCGACGAGCACCGCGCGCCGGTCGACTCCCCGCTCGCCGGCCTGTCGCTGGCCGACGACCCCCTGGCCAACGGGACGGTCCGCGTCGCCAACGCGACCCTCCCGAGCGGCGGGTTCGTGGTCGTCGAGCGGGCCGACGACGGCGTCGTCCTTGCCAGCAGCGACCGCATCGATCCGGGAACTCACGAGAATATCGCCGTGAACGTGAGCGGACAGGTCTCGGGGTCGCTCCGTGTCTCGCTCGCCCACGACTCCGACGGGAACGGTCGCTACACCCGCGAGGCCGACCGATCCTACGCCGACGGGATGGAGTCCGTCGGCGTCACCGTCCCCGACCCGACGAGTGCGACGCCCACACCGAGTTCGGCGTCCACGTCGACCGAGCTACCGACGGCCACCTCCTCGCCCACCCCGTCGTCGACGGTGGCGGACCCCACCGTGCCGCCGACGTCGACGGTCACCGTTCACTCCGATCCACCGCTCACGGCCACACCCACGCAGGCGACCGGCACGGGTAGCCCCGACGGGACGACCGCGAGCGACGGCCCTGGGTTCGGCGCGGTCGCGGCGCTGGCCGCCGTCGCCCTCGCTGGAACGTTGCTCCTCGCCCGCCGAGGGAGAGTGACCGATGACTGACCGACGCTCCCGGCGAACCGTCGCGGTCGCGGCGGTGGTCGTGCTCTGTCTCACCGCCGTCGCGCTCGCCGCTGGCGGTACCGCGGCCGCGGACTCACACGTCACCATCCAGGAGGACGCGGTCGAACAGGCCCACGGCGACGTCGCCGAGTTCACGCTCTCGGTCCCCCGCGGCGAATCGGCGACGGTCGTCTTCGAAGGCGCCGGAACCGGTCGCACACGGCTGGGCCTCACCGACGCCAGCACCGACGGCAGCGTCACACTGGCCATCAACACCTACCTCGCCGCGCGGAACGCCAGCGCGGGCGAGGTGTACCGCGTCGCCGGCGAGGACGAACTCTCGATCGGCGACGACGCCACGAGTCGACTCCCGTTCGGATCCTACCGCGTCGCGGCGTACGCGAACGGGACCGACGGCGAAGCCGCCGACACCGCCGGGCTCACGATCACCGACCCCGGCCTCGGCAACGCCACGGTGATGGTCGCGCCGAATGGATCGCGAGAACGGCTCGACTCGCGGGCGGCGGTCCGCCGGGCGCAGGAACGGGGCTGGCTTACTCGGACGAACGAGGTCGCTGTCGGCGACACGTTCGTCCTCCGACTCGACGTGCCCGGGATCGCCGGCGCCGTGGCGAACCGGTCGGGCGAGACCGACGAGGCGCGCTTCCAGCGGCTGCTCGGAACGCCGAACGCGTCGCTCCTGGTGAGCGAGCGGATGCCCGGTCCCTCGCGTCCGCGCCAGCACCTCTCGCTCGACTGGGCGAACACGACGACGGTCGTCGCCGACCCCGACAACGACACCTACTACGTCGCGGCCGACCTGCGGGCGCTCCCGTGGGGGTACGGTCACGACCGCGAGGTCGACGAGTGGTCGTTCGGCGAGTTCGGCTTGATCGACGGGACCGACTACGTCCCCCGGTTCGTCGTCGGCGACCAGCGGCTGAACCCGGGTGACATCTCCGAGGGGGGTCGGACCGGGGGGTTCGTCGCGGTCGAACCGGACGCGGTCGTCACGTACCCTCCCAAGCGGAGTGGGACGCTTCGGGTGGCGCCGGCGTCCGACCAGGTCGTCGCCGGATGGACGACCGTCGCGCCGGGGTCGACGGTGACGGTCGAACTGTCGAACGGCGAGGGCGAGCCGTTCCCGGCGACCCGGACCGTCCAGGTCGTACGAGAGCGGCCACCCAGCGCGGAGGGGGCCGTCTACCGCTATCGGGCCGAGTTCGACCTCCGCGAGGCCGCTCCGGGGACCACGT
The window above is part of the Halosimplex rubrum genome. Proteins encoded here:
- a CDS encoding D-aminoacyl-tRNA deacylase, which encodes MLAIAVSRDDSASVHIGERLRDIADWTEHTDGSRPGADGGGTVYRTDSVELREFDDLHLELDGVADAFGRVDGVEGRTDPTLLVFASRHAGETGPLLTAHHTGNVGPAEYGGEPGAFARACPNAHRRVLAALREHSPDGYEVGMEATHHGPTDVGVPSMFVEVGSDEPQWDDPDAAGAVARAVLALADTDPDAPDENGTRRHLVGFGGGHYAPRFERIVTETDWAVGHVAPDWGLDAMGDPDANRDVIRRALEASAADYAVVEGDRPDLKRVVDDLGYRAVSETWVRETTGVPLHLVETVEDRLGSVDDGVRFGERASEYGSGADGDGGALGVVALPDDLLAEAQGIDGEAARAAVERATVAFETSESGTRAGGRALVAADEDGAASVAADEDGAASVAAGEDGAASVAAGEDGAALVDDLAAVLDAKYETVERTDGAVVARESAFDPERARTLGVSDGPKLGRLAEGEPVTVGGDEIDPAVVRVEREHRFPVDDPTG
- the ftsZ gene encoding cell division protein FtsZ, whose product is MDSIIDDAIDEAEAEREETAQQDVQGGQDAAGSTGTDEMSTSGQMSDEELADVVKDLETKITVVGCGGAGGNTVTRMMEEGIHGAKLVAANTDAQHLADEVKADTKILIGRKRTGGRGAGSVPKIGEEAAQENIEDIQQSIDGSDMVFVTAGLGGGTGTGSAPVVAQAAQDQGALTISIVTIPFTAEGERRRANADAGLERLRAVSDTVIVVPNDRLLDYAPSMPLQDAFKICDRVLMRSVKGMTELITKPGLVNVDFADVRTIMENGGVAMIGLGESDSENKAQDSIRSALRSPLLDVEFDGANSALVNVVGGPDMSIEEAEGVVEEIYDRIDPDARIIWGASVNQQFEGKMETMIVVTGVESPQIYGKSEAEQERAAKELGDDIDYVE
- a CDS encoding DUF7827 domain-containing protein, encoding MTDRRSRRTVAVAAVVVLCLTAVALAAGGTAAADSHVTIQEDAVEQAHGDVAEFTLSVPRGESATVVFEGAGTGRTRLGLTDASTDGSVTLAINTYLAARNASAGEVYRVAGEDELSIGDDATSRLPFGSYRVAAYANGTDGEAADTAGLTITDPGLGNATVMVAPNGSRERLDSRAAVRRAQERGWLTRTNEVAVGDTFVLRLDVPGIAGAVANRSGETDEARFQRLLGTPNASLLVSERMPGPSRPRQHLSLDWANTTTVVADPDNDTYYVAADLRALPWGYGHDREVDEWSFGEFGLIDGTDYVPRFVVGDQRLNPGDISEGGRTGGFVAVEPDAVVTYPPKRSGTLRVAPASDQVVAGWTTVAPGSTVTVELSNGEGEPFPATRTVQVVRERPPSAEGAVYRYRAEFDLREAAPGTTFDVDIRSNGTQLNPRDSWDEGDRGLVDPGLAPTATETPTTTHSQTAALTPTDPSAQAPTATKTPTATPHVDPPVTPDSTESPTATETTAGDGPGFGALAALVGLLAFAAVGARRPDRRRR
- a CDS encoding DUF7282 domain-containing protein; this translates as MVAARSPSRRGVVATLFAALTVLAVTAGGTAATGSHVAIEEDAVEQAHGDVAEFTVSVPRGESATLVVGNGSDRHRLTLTDRIADGEVSVSANTHLAGPNATASEVYAADGRDTVTAVSNGTAALGPGTHRVAVYANETDEEPADTATLRLTDPGPVNASVLVAPGEAADRLDSLSAVERGREGGWVTPADRVAETDTVVLALTVPGIAGAVANETGITTEMRFRSFLDRPNVSLTAVQRTHGPERNPQHFLFDGTNVSAVAADPDDDTYYVSARLVDLPYFYADSDRWTDDGDLRTDQPNLYDDVLVPRLTVDGIHRLNPGDLYEGNHTAAFAATWPEATLSRSKDHLLEPGYAAGPNQTVVGYTNVAPGTEVTVSVTGAVGIETPRNATGVVTRERVPMVADYEPPRYVVRASLNLSGVEPGTEIDLALAPADRDRAGEYRFDEHRAPVDSPLAGLSLADDPLANGTVRVANATLPSGGFVVVERADDGVVLASSDRIDPGTHENIAVNVSGQVSGSLRVSLAHDSDGNGRYTREADRSYADGMESVGVTVPDPTSATPTPSSASTSTELPTATSSPTPSSTVADPTVPPTSTVTVHSDPPLTATPTQATGTGSPDGTTASDGPGFGAVAALAAVALAGTLLLARRGRVTDD